A stretch of Lactuca sativa cultivar Salinas chromosome 6, Lsat_Salinas_v11, whole genome shotgun sequence DNA encodes these proteins:
- the LOC111895180 gene encoding uncharacterized protein LOC111895180 translates to MSSDHPILHRRPTCNRNLNNSPSPPPPPPPPPSSKPNVTTTLYHTHIGIFALTWSRTLFGRSLYLHLLPSSANDDDDDSISTTSSTQTAAATPSFHLQIKPLIFWNRHGSKKIPISSNKNEFIHIYYDLSRAKFGSGPEPISGFYIAATVSGQMTLLVGDSPKQAYSKAKSTQSIKNQITVLRREHVYGIANKKYNTKATFRGKTREITIDCTRVAGGDDSRLYFSVDNKRVLVVKHLQWKFRGNERVEIDGVHIQISWDVHNWLLEEEIDDGYALFMFRFEKSGFDYHEDDKYLSRLNASGSGISGMGSGFGFGFEMKKMKKGMLKRVKSSSSSSLSSASSGCGSVMEWESVEENELKGPSGFSLLVYAWKS, encoded by the coding sequence ATGTCATCGGACCACCCAATCCTCCACCGGCGGCCCACCTGCAACCGCAACCTTAACAACTCTCCATCGCCACCTCCGCCGCCACCTCCACCGCCATCATCTAAACCCAATGTCACTACCACCCTCTACCACACCCACATCGGCATCTTCGCTCTCACCTGGTCCCGCACCCTCTTCGGCCGATCTCtctacctccacctcctccctTCCTCCGCCAACGACGACGATGACGATTCCATTTCCACCACTTCATCCACCCAAACCGCCGCCGCCACTCCTTCCTTCCACTTACAAATTAAACCCTTGATTTTCTGGAATAGACATGGCTCCAAGAAGATCCCAATCTCTAGCAATAAAAACGAGTTCATCCACATCTATTACGATCTGTCTCGGGCCAAGTTCGGATCAGGTCCAGAACCCATATCAGGATTCTACATCGCCGCCACTGTCTCCGGTCAAATGACACTCCTCGTCGGAGATTCCCCGAAACAAGCCTACTCCAAGGCTAAATCGACTCAATCGATTAAAAACCAGATCACCGTCCTCCGCCGCGAACACGTCTACGGCATAGCCAACAAGAAATACAACACCAAAGCAACTTTCCGGGGCAAAACTCGAGAGATAACCATAGATTGCACTCGAGTGGCCGGCGGCGACGATTCTAGATTATACTTCTCAGTTGACAACAAAAGGGTATTGGTAGTGAAACATCTGCAATGGAAATTCAGGGGTAACGAAAGAGTCGAAATCGACGGCGTTCACATTCAAATTTCGTGGGATGTTCACAACTGGCTTTTAGAAGAAGAAATCGACGACGGTTACGCATTATTCATGTTCAGATTCGAAAAATCCGGATTCGATTACCACGAAGACGACAAGTACTTATCTCGATTGAATGCATCTGGGTCTGGTATTTCCGGAATGGGATCAGGTTTCGGATTTGGATtcgagatgaagaagatgaagaaaggaATGTTGAAGAGGGTGAAAAGCTCGTCGTCGTCATCACTGTCGTCGGCGTCCTCCGGCTGTGGATCGGTGATGGAATGGGAAAGTGTCGAGGAGAATGAACTCAAAGGGCCTTCTGGTTTTTCATTGCTTGTTTATGCTTGGAAGAGTTAA